In a single window of the Neochlamydia sp. AcF84 genome:
- a CDS encoding type I restriction enzyme HsdR N-terminal domain-containing protein, which produces MEKEEKQKIYCAIRKNWLIATPEELVRQQAIQLLIQHLGFPSSCIVVEKELQSLPHMKISTSLLPERRADIICYLPKENSLHPLLLIECKAVPLTSKEILQVIGYNRFIKASFIALINQTEHKLGWFDPELSDYQFVNYLPFYYDLVNSLIN; this is translated from the coding sequence ATGGAGAAAGAAGAAAAGCAAAAAATTTATTGTGCCATCCGTAAGAACTGGCTAATAGCTACTCCTGAAGAGCTTGTTCGCCAGCAGGCAATCCAGCTTTTAATCCAGCATTTAGGATTTCCTAGTTCCTGTATTGTAGTAGAGAAAGAGCTGCAGTCTTTACCTCATATGAAAATATCTACCTCTCTTTTACCCGAAAGGCGAGCGGATATTATTTGTTATCTCCCTAAAGAAAACAGCCTACATCCTTTGTTGCTCATTGAATGTAAGGCAGTTCCCCTCACTTCTAAAGAGATCCTTCAAGTCATAGGTTATAACCGCTTTATCAAAGCTTCTTTTATAGCGTTAATTAATCAAACTGAGCACAAGCTAGGTTGGTTTGATCCCGAGTTATCTGATTATCAATTTGTTAATTATTTACCTTTTTATTATGATTTAGTTAATTCTTTAATTAATTGA
- the raiA gene encoding ribosome-associated translation inhibitor RaiA yields the protein MSRKSKAAEFVDEEYSLTINGRNVQVTEAMEGYIKDKLSKIEKYDIPIIDITITMDIQRFEHHVNLLVKLNHILIKSSAVTDDMYASIDKAVDKIQTQLKKYKQKIKDHHAKPLEMVDMAVNVLRPLKEVEAAEINEEIEAENASQRDKEYRPHHIVKQEKKPLKYLTLDEAIMKMELSGEVFLLFRNEVDRKLNVIYRREDGDYDLLMPEG from the coding sequence ATGAGCCGCAAATCTAAAGCTGCTGAATTTGTTGATGAAGAGTATAGCTTAACTATTAATGGACGAAATGTACAAGTGACCGAGGCCATGGAAGGCTATATCAAAGACAAGCTTTCTAAAATTGAAAAATACGATATACCTATTATAGATATAACGATAACAATGGATATTCAAAGGTTTGAGCATCATGTCAACCTTCTCGTTAAGCTGAACCATATACTCATTAAAAGTTCAGCGGTCACTGATGATATGTATGCCTCTATTGATAAAGCAGTGGATAAAATTCAAACGCAACTTAAAAAATATAAGCAAAAAATCAAAGATCATCATGCTAAGCCTCTTGAAATGGTGGATATGGCTGTTAATGTTTTACGCCCTTTAAAGGAAGTCGAAGCAGCAGAAATTAACGAAGAGATTGAAGCTGAAAATGCATCCCAGAGGGATAAAGAATATCGTCCTCATCATATCGTTAAACAAGAAAAAAAGCCTCTTAAATATTTAACTTTAGATGAAGCTATCATGAAAATGGAGCTATCGGGAGAGGTTTTTCTTCTTTTTCGTAATGAAGTCGATCGTAAGTTAAACGTTATTTATCGCCGTGAAGACGGAGATTATGATCTTCTCATGCCTGAAGGATAA